From Triticum aestivum cultivar Chinese Spring chromosome 4A, IWGSC CS RefSeq v2.1, whole genome shotgun sequence, a single genomic window includes:
- the LOC123084982 gene encoding endo-1,4-beta-xylanase 5 isoform X2 — protein MRASMGRSPSSPVLSLVWAAAALLLNAALMVQSVPYDYSSSSECLAEPLEAHYGGGVIVNSDFSAGLQDWSAFGYGSVAEGASPTGNKYAVAANRTRPYQSVSQKVYLQNDTHYTLSAWLQVSDRSADVIAVVKTADDFIHAGGVDAKSGCWSILKGGLTAAASGPAELYFESNSTVDVWVDNVSLQPFSKEEWSSHRHAAVKKARKRTVRLRARDAAGNPVPGARVHVRQVRSAFPLGSAMSKEIITNVKYQEWFAKRFTVTTFENEMKWYSTEWTQGHEDYTVPDLMLRFARSHGIAVRGHNVFWDDPRTQLGWVKALSCDQLRAAAANRMRSVMSRYAGQVIAWDVVNENLHFDFFEEKFGAGASAAFYQKAHGMDGGALMSMNDFNTLEQPTDPNGLPSKYLNKLSQIKDAFPGNGIGVRMAIGLEGHFGATPSIPYVRAALDTLSQAGVPIWVTEVDVKAGPDQAYHLEQVLREVYSHPAVHGIVLWTAWHPTGCYVMCLTDDNFNNLPVGDTVDKLIAEWKTTSHVGVADADGHYDAELFHGDYQVTVTHPAAAANSTVVQSLSVDRESDNEYTIHV, from the exons TGCTTGGCTGAGCCGCTGGAGGCTCACTACGGCGGCGGCGTGATCGTCAACTCGGACTTCAGCGCCGGCCTCCAGGACTGGTCGGCCTTCGGGTACGGCAGCGTCGCCGAGGGCGCGTCGCCGACGGGGAACAAGTACGCCGTGGCGGCGAACCGGACGCGGCCGTACCAGAGCGTCAGCCAGAAGGTGTACCTGCAGAACGACACGCACTACACCCTCTCAG CTTGGTTGCAGGTCAGCGACCGGAGCGCCGACGTGATAGCCGtcgtgaagaccgccgacgacttCATCCACGCCGGCGGGGTCGACGCCAAGTCCGGCTGCTGGTCCatcctcaagggcggcctcaccgccgccgcctccggcccgGCCGAGCTCTACTTCGAG AGCAACTCGACGGTGGACGTCTGGGTGGACAACGTGTCGCTGCAGCCGTTCTCCAAGGAGGAGTGGAGCTCCCACCGGCACGCGGCCGTGAAGAAGGCCCGGAAGAGGACGGTGCGGCTGCGCGCCAGGGACGCCGCCGGCAACCCGGTGCCGGGCGCGCGGGTGCACGTCCGGCAGGTCCGGAGCGCCTTCCCGCTGGGGTCGGCGATGAGCAAGGAGATCATCACCAACGTCAAGTACCAGGAGTGGTTCGCCAAGCGGTTCACGGTGACCACCTTCGAGAACGAGATGAAGTGGTACAGCACGGAGTGGACGCAGGGGCATGAGGACTACACCGTCCCCGACTTGATGCTCCGGTTCGCGCGCAGCCACGGCATCGCCGTGCGCGGGCACAACGTCTTCTGGGACGACCCCAGGACGCAGCTCGGGTGGGTCAAGGCCCTGAGCTGCGACcagctccgcgccgccgccgccaaccggaTGAGGTCCGTCATGTCGCGGTACGCCGGGCAGGTGATCGCGTGGGACGTGGTGAACGAGAACCTGCACTTCGACTTCTTCGAGGAGAAGTTCGGCGCCGGCGCGTCGGCGGCGTTCTACCAGAAGGCGCACGGCATGGACGGCGGCGCGCTCATGTCCATGAACGACTTCAACACGCTGGAGCAGCCGACGGACCCCAACGGCCTGCCCAGCAAGTACCTCAACAAGCTGTCGCAGATCAAGGACGCCTTCCCCGGCAACGGCATCGGCGTCCGGATGGCCATCGGCCTGGAGGGCCACTTCGGCGCCACGCCCAGCATCCCCTACGTCCGGGCGGCGCTGGACACGCTGTCGCAGGCCGGCGTGCCCATCTGGGTCACGGAGGTGGACGTGAAGGCGGGGCCGGACCAGGCGTACCACCTGGAGCAGGTGCTGAGGGAGGTGTACTCGCACCCGGCCGTGCACGGCATCGTGCTCTGGACGGCGTGGCACCCGACGGGCTGCTACGTCATGTGCCTCACTGACGACAACTTCAACAACCTCCCCGTCGGCGACACGGTCGACAAGCTCATCGCGGAGTGGAAGACGACCTCGCACGTCGGCGTGGCGGACGCCGACGGGCACTACGACGCGGAGCTCTTCCACGGGGACTACCAGGTCACCGTCACTCACCCGGCGGCGGCGGCCAACTCCACCGTCGTGCAGAGCCTCAGCGTTGACAGGGAGTCCGACAACGAGTACACCATACACGTCTAG
- the LOC123084982 gene encoding endo-1,4-beta-xylanase 5 isoform X1, whose protein sequence is MRASMGRSPSSPVLSLVWAAAALLLNAALMVQSVPYDYSSSSECLAEPLEAHYGGGVIVNSDFSAGLQDWSAFGYGSVAEGASPTGNKYAVAANRTRPYQSVSQKVYLQNDTHYTLSGLNLIATAATHASLQLQSLWGLSLTRAGLVVAAWLQVSDRSADVIAVVKTADDFIHAGGVDAKSGCWSILKGGLTAAASGPAELYFESNSTVDVWVDNVSLQPFSKEEWSSHRHAAVKKARKRTVRLRARDAAGNPVPGARVHVRQVRSAFPLGSAMSKEIITNVKYQEWFAKRFTVTTFENEMKWYSTEWTQGHEDYTVPDLMLRFARSHGIAVRGHNVFWDDPRTQLGWVKALSCDQLRAAAANRMRSVMSRYAGQVIAWDVVNENLHFDFFEEKFGAGASAAFYQKAHGMDGGALMSMNDFNTLEQPTDPNGLPSKYLNKLSQIKDAFPGNGIGVRMAIGLEGHFGATPSIPYVRAALDTLSQAGVPIWVTEVDVKAGPDQAYHLEQVLREVYSHPAVHGIVLWTAWHPTGCYVMCLTDDNFNNLPVGDTVDKLIAEWKTTSHVGVADADGHYDAELFHGDYQVTVTHPAAAANSTVVQSLSVDRESDNEYTIHV, encoded by the exons TGCTTGGCTGAGCCGCTGGAGGCTCACTACGGCGGCGGCGTGATCGTCAACTCGGACTTCAGCGCCGGCCTCCAGGACTGGTCGGCCTTCGGGTACGGCAGCGTCGCCGAGGGCGCGTCGCCGACGGGGAACAAGTACGCCGTGGCGGCGAACCGGACGCGGCCGTACCAGAGCGTCAGCCAGAAGGTGTACCTGCAGAACGACACGCACTACACCCTCTCAGGTCTGAATCTGATTGCCACTGCTGCTACGCACGCCTCTCTCCAACTTCAGAGTTTGTGGGGACTGTCGCTCACAAGGGCAGGACTTGTGGTTGCAGCTTGGTTGCAGGTCAGCGACCGGAGCGCCGACGTGATAGCCGtcgtgaagaccgccgacgacttCATCCACGCCGGCGGGGTCGACGCCAAGTCCGGCTGCTGGTCCatcctcaagggcggcctcaccgccgccgcctccggcccgGCCGAGCTCTACTTCGAG AGCAACTCGACGGTGGACGTCTGGGTGGACAACGTGTCGCTGCAGCCGTTCTCCAAGGAGGAGTGGAGCTCCCACCGGCACGCGGCCGTGAAGAAGGCCCGGAAGAGGACGGTGCGGCTGCGCGCCAGGGACGCCGCCGGCAACCCGGTGCCGGGCGCGCGGGTGCACGTCCGGCAGGTCCGGAGCGCCTTCCCGCTGGGGTCGGCGATGAGCAAGGAGATCATCACCAACGTCAAGTACCAGGAGTGGTTCGCCAAGCGGTTCACGGTGACCACCTTCGAGAACGAGATGAAGTGGTACAGCACGGAGTGGACGCAGGGGCATGAGGACTACACCGTCCCCGACTTGATGCTCCGGTTCGCGCGCAGCCACGGCATCGCCGTGCGCGGGCACAACGTCTTCTGGGACGACCCCAGGACGCAGCTCGGGTGGGTCAAGGCCCTGAGCTGCGACcagctccgcgccgccgccgccaaccggaTGAGGTCCGTCATGTCGCGGTACGCCGGGCAGGTGATCGCGTGGGACGTGGTGAACGAGAACCTGCACTTCGACTTCTTCGAGGAGAAGTTCGGCGCCGGCGCGTCGGCGGCGTTCTACCAGAAGGCGCACGGCATGGACGGCGGCGCGCTCATGTCCATGAACGACTTCAACACGCTGGAGCAGCCGACGGACCCCAACGGCCTGCCCAGCAAGTACCTCAACAAGCTGTCGCAGATCAAGGACGCCTTCCCCGGCAACGGCATCGGCGTCCGGATGGCCATCGGCCTGGAGGGCCACTTCGGCGCCACGCCCAGCATCCCCTACGTCCGGGCGGCGCTGGACACGCTGTCGCAGGCCGGCGTGCCCATCTGGGTCACGGAGGTGGACGTGAAGGCGGGGCCGGACCAGGCGTACCACCTGGAGCAGGTGCTGAGGGAGGTGTACTCGCACCCGGCCGTGCACGGCATCGTGCTCTGGACGGCGTGGCACCCGACGGGCTGCTACGTCATGTGCCTCACTGACGACAACTTCAACAACCTCCCCGTCGGCGACACGGTCGACAAGCTCATCGCGGAGTGGAAGACGACCTCGCACGTCGGCGTGGCGGACGCCGACGGGCACTACGACGCGGAGCTCTTCCACGGGGACTACCAGGTCACCGTCACTCACCCGGCGGCGGCGGCCAACTCCACCGTCGTGCAGAGCCTCAGCGTTGACAGGGAGTCCGACAACGAGTACACCATACACGTCTAG
- the LOC123084984 gene encoding elongator complex protein 5 yields MADAAVRCLRDGRLDGEHAPALAVEGSLQCCPLAARAMLHVAAAVASNAAAGKAQARGLVVVAFDRSPEVYLDIMLRHGLDSNALSRCVRILDCYSDPLGWKQNIRSQQQQENSGTLCSTNKDTITTFRSVKDVDKLSCSIIDLGRGFEGEGKTYFSVAVDSISSMLRHASVQSISGLLSNLRSHDQISSIFWLMHSDLHETKFSRAFECLSTMVACVEPEVVDSVYGEERRGDMSFLEHNYSKAKFHVRLKRRNGRVKHLYEELCVEGYDVKFISATSVSMEVNQSLLPKVQFNLELSEKERSDRANVVLPFEHQGKGEPIRIYDGRRSLPEAHQDPNLTTAALLDETEALKSANPKGEIHYLRDSDDERPDSDEDPDDDLDI; encoded by the exons ATGGCGGACGCGGCGGTGAGGTGCCTCCGGGACGGCCGCCTCGACGGCGAGCACGCGCCGGCGCTGGCCGTGGAGGGCTCCCTCCAGTGCTGCCCGCTCGCGGCGCGCGCCATgctccacgtcgccgccgccgtcgcctccaacGCGGCCGCGGGGAAGGCACAGGCCAG GGGACTTGTGGTCGTGGCGTTTGATCGTAGCCCGGAAGTTTACCTGGATATCATGCTTCGGCACGGCCTTGATTCAAATGCACTGAGTCGATG TGTTCGGATATTGGATTGCTACTCAGACCCACTGGGGTGGAAGCAAAATATTCGAAGTCAGCAGCAACAAGAGAACAGTGGAACACTGTGCTCAACAAACAAAGACACCATAACAACTTTCAGAAGTGTGAAGGATGTTGATAAGTTGTCGTGCTCCATAATTGATCTTGGAAGAG GGTTTGAAGGAGAAGGCAAGACCTATTTTTCTGTTGCTGTTGATTCA ATCAGCTCTATGTTAAGGCATGCTTCAGTGCAATCAATTTCAGGCCTTCTTAGTAATCTTCGAAGCCATG ATCAGATATCGTCGATCTTCTGGCTAATGCATTCAGATCTCCATGAAACCAAGTTTTCCCGAGCTTTTGAATGTCTTTCTACCATGGTTGCTTGTGTAGAGCCAGAAGTTGTAGATTCTGTATATGGAGAAGAACGTAGGGGGGACATGTCTTTCCTTGAGCATAACTATTCGAAAGCAAAGTTCCATGTGCGCCTGAAACGAAGGAATGGACGGGTGAAGCATCTG TATGAGGAGTTATGTGTCGAGGGATATGATGTAAAATTTATTTCTGCTACTTCTGTAAGTATGGAAGTGAACCAAAGTCTACTACCTAAG GTTCAGTTCAATCTTGAGTTGTCAGAAAAGGAGCGCAGTGACAGGGCAAATGTTGTTCTTCCTTTCGAACATCAAG GAAAGGGCGAGCCAATCCGTATATACGATGGACGGCGATCTCTCCCGGAGGCTCATCAAGATCCCAATTTAACTACGGCAGCTCTCCTGGATGAAACAGAAGCTCTTAAATCTGCAAACCCGAAGGGTGAAATTCATTACCTTCGTGATTCTGATGATGAGCGACCTGACTCGGATGAAGACCCCGATGATGATTTGGATATTTAG
- the LOC123084985 gene encoding yrdC domain-containing protein, mitochondrial: MSDTFDYSSLFLSPASPVPLLVSCAAAAARGGKKRRAGKMQACARAAGEGLPLVRAPARQPLAQSFVKVSRLPSLHETNRVVSCSARVSENISHKIEASMDHILPASQDHVVKAIEAINGGQVIAVPTDTIYGFACDACSAEAVNRIYEIKGRIHTRPLAICVADVPEISRFAVVDHLPHGLLHSLLPGPVTVVLKRGENSILERSLNPGLDSIGVRVPKLDFIRSIARGAGSALALTSANLSGRPSSVSVKDFGYLWPHCSYVFDGGILPSGRAGSTIVDLITPGVYRILRDGSSREETMAVLGKFGFVEAS; encoded by the exons ATGTCGGATACGTTTGACTACTCCTCCCTGTTCTTAAGCCCAGCTTCTCCTGTTCCTCTGCTCGTTtcctgcgcggcggcggcggcgagaggagggaagaagaggagagcGGGGAAGATGCAGGCGTGCGCTAGGGCGGCGGGGGAGGGGCTCCCGCTGGTTCGTGCCCCCGCCAGGCAGCCGCTGGCTCAGAG CTTTGTTAAGGTCAGCAGACTACCTTCTTTGCATGAGACAAATCGTGTAGTCTCCTGCTCGGCGAGGGTGTCAGAAAATATTTCACACAAAATAGAAGCCAGCATGGATCATATTCTTCCAGCATCGCAAGATCATGTCGTGAAAGCAATTGAAGCAATTAATGGGGGACAAGTGATCGCGGTGCCCACCGATACAATATATGGGTTTGCTTGTGATGCATG TTCTGCAGAAGCAGTCAATCGGATATATGAAATCAAAGGACGCATACATACACGCCCTTTGGCAATCTGCGTTGCTGATGTCCCAGAAATATCACGGTTTGCCGTAGTGGATCACTTGCCCCATGGTTTGCTTCATAGTCTTCTTCCTGGGCCTGTCACTGTTGTTTTAAAGCGAG GTGAGAACAGTATACTGGAGAGATCTCTTAATCCTGGTCTGGACAGCATTGGAGTACGTGTGCCAAAATTGGATTTCATACGATCCATTGCTCGTGGTGCTGGAAGTGCACTTGCGCTTACAAGCGCCAACTTAAGTGGTCGTCCTAGTAGCGTCAGTGTCAAAGATTTCGGGTATCTGTGGCCACACTGTTCATATGTCTTTGATGGTGGTATACTTCCTTCTGGACGTGCTGGTTCAACAATTGTTGACCTAATAACACCAGGAGTCTACAGGATATTGAGAGATGGAAG TTCGAGGGAGGAAACAATGGCTGTGCTGGGAAAATTTGGCTTTGTTGAAGCTTCATAG